Below is a genomic region from Candidatus Polarisedimenticolia bacterium.
CGAACCAGACGGCATTCCTGCTGGCGGCGCGCGGCGCCTGGTCCGAGGTGCTGGCGCTCAAGGAGGAGATCTACGACATCGAGAAGTCGCAGCGCGCCGCGGGAGTGGTCGAGAACGGCATCAATCTCACCGATATCGGCGAGACCCGCCTCGCATTGAAGCAGTACGACGAGGCGCGCCAGGTGCTCGAGGAAGCCCTCGCAATACGGGAGAAGGGGCTGTCTCCCGGCAGCTGGCGGACCGAGAACACCCGCTCGCTACTCGGCGTGTCGCTGGCCGGGCTGGGCCGCCGGGCGGAGGCGGAAAAGCTGCTCACCTCATCGGTGTCCGCCATTGCCGCGTCGAAGGATGCGCC
It encodes:
- a CDS encoding tetratricopeptide repeat protein; translation: EKAWEENLAANRAIYGEESREVASTLIDMAGLYYPMQRVADAERVSKEGLAMARRTVPPGDHLILYGANQTAFLLAARGAWSEVLALKEEIYDIEKSQRAAGVVENGINLTDIGETRLALKQYDEARQVLEEALAIREKGLSPGSWRTENTRSLLGVSLAGLGRRAEAEKLLTSSVSAIAASKDAPPEVKSKAQARLAALRQ